The following proteins are co-located in the Acidimicrobiales bacterium genome:
- a CDS encoding peptidoglycan-binding protein — translation TYDERNRLITGPEGDYTWTPRGTLTEIDDGSTTSLYAFDGLGRMTAANEGTAVTYTYDSLDRIAARNGSTSGFEFNGASINPTTDGNSIYTLTPSGSIFALDTPSSSAKVATLNRHGDLQRITNPTDGTTDAHNLTDPWGAPLTSAGDTPDAGFQGDYTDPDTGDVWMGARWYDPDSGTFSSRDTYAGTAGNPKSGNRNLYGEANPNKHWDPTGRLPQEMSVCLSQGGDFAQCERNHAEYLANQQARPTATCSSIETCQRTTNSVLPGGRDGFGSSNLQQGSTGAAVTNWQKALAQAGFSPGTPDGDFGPKTVAATKAFQHASGLTADGIVGPLTKTAMQQNLTGHITSAKPTPVPKETPGRLADHTLISDPNVRPQAPGESQFVDLDELVLVAHVTAIGLEAPDEPLVLDASRSAVLADIAAEAWIHGYPNPPASKLGGGEDRSGPSAEELLCPAVYSFSTCADAALLGELAKGYNEAIFPEYDGHDDVAGNAFQHQLWAATLTATYGEATARSLLMFHELSNPEQTPFDWTMDTFNNEAGIQLALDYPTNLARYDALSAYQSIAYANIIAGNGCFIVDDNVPRESQPDSICTINPG, via the coding sequence CACCTACGATGAACGCAACCGGCTGATCACCGGACCCGAAGGCGACTACACCTGGACGCCGCGTGGAACACTCACCGAAATCGACGACGGATCCACCACCTCGCTGTACGCGTTCGACGGGTTGGGTCGGATGACCGCCGCTAACGAAGGCACCGCGGTCACCTACACCTACGACAGCCTCGACCGCATCGCGGCCCGCAACGGCTCGACCAGCGGTTTCGAGTTCAACGGCGCGTCGATCAACCCGACCACCGACGGCAACAGCATCTACACGTTGACACCGTCAGGGTCGATCTTCGCGCTCGACACGCCGTCGTCGTCGGCGAAGGTCGCGACGTTGAACCGCCACGGCGACCTGCAACGCATCACCAACCCGACCGACGGGACCACCGACGCCCACAACCTCACCGACCCGTGGGGCGCGCCGTTGACTTCGGCCGGTGACACCCCCGACGCCGGTTTCCAGGGCGACTACACCGACCCCGACACCGGCGACGTGTGGATGGGCGCACGCTGGTATGACCCCGACTCAGGCACCTTCTCAAGCCGCGACACCTACGCAGGCACCGCCGGCAACCCGAAATCGGGGAACCGGAACCTCTACGGCGAAGCCAACCCCAACAAACACTGGGACCCCACCGGACGCCTCCCTCAAGAGATGAGCGTCTGTCTTTCCCAGGGCGGCGACTTCGCTCAATGCGAACGCAACCACGCCGAGTATCTAGCCAACCAACAGGCAAGGCCTACGGCGACCTGTAGCTCGATCGAGACGTGCCAACGGACCACCAACAGCGTGCTCCCGGGGGGCCGCGACGGGTTCGGATCGAGCAACCTCCAACAAGGCTCCACTGGCGCCGCGGTCACCAACTGGCAGAAGGCCCTCGCCCAGGCAGGGTTCAGCCCCGGCACACCCGACGGCGATTTCGGACCCAAGACAGTCGCCGCGACCAAAGCCTTCCAACACGCAAGCGGCCTCACCGCAGACGGCATAGTGGGCCCCCTCACCAAGACCGCCATGCAACAAAACCTCACCGGCCACATCACCTCCGCCAAGCCGACACCGGTACCCAAAGAAACACCAGGCCGCCTCGCCGACCACACACTGATCAGCGACCCGAATGTGCGGCCGCAGGCGCCCGGGGAGTCACAGTTCGTTGACTTGGACGAGCTAGTCTTGGTTGCGCATGTCACCGCAATTGGCCTTGAGGCGCCTGACGAGCCGCTCGTTCTTGACGCGTCTCGGTCGGCCGTCTTGGCCGACATCGCCGCGGAGGCGTGGATCCATGGCTACCCGAACCCTCCTGCGTCCAAGCTCGGCGGTGGTGAGGACCGGAGTGGACCTTCAGCGGAAGAGCTCTTGTGCCCGGCGGTGTACAGCTTTTCAACTTGTGCTGACGCAGCGCTTCTCGGCGAGCTGGCGAAGGGATATAACGAGGCGATATTCCCCGAGTACGATGGTCACGATGACGTCGCAGGTAACGCGTTTCAACATCAGCTATGGGCAGCGACACTGACCGCGACATATGGCGAAGCTACTGCGCGAAGTCTGCTGATGTTCCATGAGCTGTCAAATCCTGAACAGACGCCCTTCGATTGGACGATGGATACATTCAACAACGAAGCTGGCATACAGCTAGCACTTGACTATCCGACCAACCTGGCGCGCTATGACGCGCTATCCGCCTACCAGAGCATCGCGTATGCAAATATAATAGCCGGAAATGGTTGCTTCATTGTTGACGATAATGTACCCCGGGAAAGCCAACCGGATTCGATTTGCACGATCAATCCAGGGTAG